In bacterium, the following proteins share a genomic window:
- a CDS encoding glycosyltransferase family 2 protein, whose product MSDEKAGPAPDDAGDAANGDAATCDLSVVVPAFNEAESLPELVERIAAAAASRNLSWEVWVIDDGSTDDTFAVTERLARERPQVHGLSFGRNFGKAAALAAGFRAAGGAVIITMDADLQDDPAEIPALMDKLDEGFDLVSGWKQKRRDSLVKNQTSKVFNWFTSRMCGLHLHDFNCGLKAYRREVTRRVRLYGEMHRYVPALAHLEGFRVAELPVRHAARKYGRTKYGMARFINGFLDLLTVYFLHAKRTSPLHFFGRLGLACLTAGGAISLYFLVWWMTGHGLRVRPTMVLGLVLIVLALQFVSLGLIAEMIVAGRRPETDYRVSRRV is encoded by the coding sequence ATGAGCGATGAGAAGGCCGGACCTGCGCCCGACGATGCCGGCGACGCGGCCAACGGCGATGCTGCCACCTGCGACCTGTCGGTCGTGGTCCCGGCCTTCAACGAGGCCGAGTCCCTGCCCGAACTTGTCGAACGCATCGCTGCCGCGGCGGCCTCGCGCAACCTCTCGTGGGAAGTTTGGGTCATCGACGACGGCAGCACCGACGACACGTTCGCGGTCACGGAGCGGCTGGCCCGCGAGCGCCCGCAGGTGCACGGGCTCTCCTTCGGCCGCAACTTCGGCAAGGCGGCGGCGCTGGCCGCCGGATTCCGCGCGGCCGGCGGCGCCGTGATCATCACCATGGACGCCGACCTGCAGGACGACCCGGCCGAGATCCCGGCGCTGATGGACAAGCTTGACGAGGGTTTCGACCTGGTCTCGGGCTGGAAGCAGAAGCGTCGCGACAGCCTGGTCAAGAACCAGACGAGCAAGGTGTTCAACTGGTTCACCAGTCGCATGTGCGGGCTGCACCTGCACGACTTCAACTGCGGGCTGAAGGCCTATCGGCGCGAGGTCACCCGGCGTGTTCGCCTGTACGGCGAGATGCACCGCTACGTGCCGGCGCTGGCGCACCTCGAGGGCTTCCGCGTTGCCGAGTTGCCGGTGCGGCACGCGGCGCGCAAGTACGGCCGCACCAAGTACGGCATGGCGCGGTTCATCAACGGCTTCCTCGACCTCTTGACGGTGTATTTCCTGCACGCCAAGCGCACGTCGCCGCTGCATTTCTTCGGGCGGCTCGGGCTGGCCTGCCTGACGGCGGGCGGCGCCATCAGCCTGTACTTCCTGGTCTGGTGGATGACCGGTCACGGCCTGCGCGTGCGGCCCACGATGGTGCTGGGACTCGTGCTCATCGTGCTGGCCCTGCAGTTCGTCAGTCTGGGCCTCATTGCCGAGATGATCGTGGCCGGGCGCCGGCCCGAAACCGATTACCGGGTCAGTCGCCGTGTTTGA
- a CDS encoding glycosyltransferase family 2 protein — MFEHDGPRAASPRVPLPPLVVVIVNWNGMAVLRDCLASLRDSRYHGLRVILVDNGSTDNSVPWTRQHHPGVEIIEAGENLRWAGGNNVALRRLLAEDGDPLILLLNNDTIVPEGSLHTLARALAADPLAWLATPRICYASDPARVWYDGGVVGRHSGWVRHDGIRKLAGRLDPQPRYVDYGTGCALLMTSEALRRLGLFDESFHFYGEDADYSLRARAAGGRILHVPRSLVLHKVSATLGQESPQRAWLRSRSHVRLMRTHWPRREWPLLLPSQAGYFAGHMAWNLWHGRLATALAIWQGAIDELSGRSH, encoded by the coding sequence GTGTTTGAACACGATGGGCCGCGGGCCGCGTCACCGCGTGTGCCGCTGCCGCCGCTGGTCGTGGTCATCGTCAACTGGAACGGCATGGCCGTCCTGCGCGACTGCCTGGCCTCGTTGCGCGACAGCCGGTATCACGGGCTGCGCGTGATCCTCGTCGATAACGGTTCCACCGACAACTCGGTGCCCTGGACGCGGCAGCACCACCCTGGCGTCGAGATCATCGAGGCGGGGGAGAACCTGCGCTGGGCCGGCGGCAACAACGTGGCGTTGCGCCGCCTGCTCGCGGAGGACGGCGATCCGCTCATCCTGCTGCTCAACAACGATACCATCGTGCCGGAGGGCAGCCTGCACACGCTGGCGCGGGCACTGGCAGCCGATCCGCTGGCCTGGCTGGCGACCCCGCGCATCTGTTACGCCTCGGATCCGGCCCGCGTCTGGTACGACGGCGGCGTGGTGGGCCGGCACAGCGGCTGGGTGCGGCACGACGGCATCCGCAAGCTGGCCGGCCGACTGGACCCGCAGCCGCGCTATGTGGACTACGGCACCGGTTGCGCGCTGCTGATGACGTCGGAGGCGCTGCGGCGCCTGGGGCTGTTCGACGAGTCGTTCCATTTCTACGGCGAGGACGCCGACTACTCGCTGCGGGCTCGCGCTGCGGGCGGTCGCATCCTGCATGTGCCGCGTTCGCTGGTGCTGCACAAGGTCTCGGCAACGCTGGGCCAGGAAAGCCCGCAGCGGGCCTGGCTGCGCAGCCGCAGCCACGTGCGCCTCATGCGGACGCACTGGCCCCGGCGGGAGTGGCCGCTGCTGCTGCCGTCGCAGGCGGGGTACTTTGCCGGCCACATGGCCTGGAACCTGTGGCACGGGCGGCTGGCGACGGCGCTGGCGATCTGGCAGGGGGCCATCGACGAATTGAGCGGGCGCAGCCATTAG
- a CDS encoding DUF2723 domain-containing protein, with amino-acid sequence MTANWLRRPQVLIAAGVFVLTLAVYSATLNTTTPFWDAGEFITTAHIVGVPHQPGTPLYVLMGRVFDVLLSG; translated from the coding sequence GTGACCGCAAACTGGCTCCGTCGGCCGCAGGTCCTGATCGCCGCCGGCGTGTTCGTGCTGACCCTGGCCGTCTACAGCGCGACCCTCAATACGACGACCCCGTTCTGGGATGCCGGCGAGTTCATCACCACAGCGCACATCGTGGGCGTGCCGCACCAGCCGGGTACGCCGCTCTACGTGCTGATGGGCCGCGTCTTCGACGTGCTGCTCAGCGGCTAG
- a CDS encoding DUF2723 domain-containing protein — MSAFFSALAVTFIYLLIWELARRADPDSGWLAHVGGVAGALFLAFSETFWSNAIEAEVYGLGAFMLALLAWLAVRWYDERQRAGSDMLLLLMIYLLGLGVGFHLGTLLVYPGIFVLLVLASRRKLAMVDLLLMSGGLALFLLSTTLHNNGLLVVMLIGYLALVGVRAATGHRFALYGSALFFLGLTVHAIMMIRAGASPEPFINQTAPEDFKTLMSVIRREQYPPLNPFTRQAPLGWQFGYYYRFLFEQFYFLGTGSGLLTTISTIVGPIFLALVGVMQGLRRLRPLIFVPLIGYLINGEILTLYLNFTNHEVRERDYFYFAAFMFAAVFIGLGVSALLRYLAGAEGKSAAEVEATGGDWRAPAKPVKLKPAVLAAAGVLVLLPLLPLMPGSTKYFEHDNTNNRIAYEYAWNILAGCDQNGILFTNGDNDTFPIWYLQEVEKFRRDVTVVNLSLINLPWYIKQLKHSPENPLAMQRSDAEIDALRHRLYEDPKTGERQFIMIKDYVLHDIVTANQGEKGRQLFFAVTIPQENMQRYYPNLQMEGMTYRLLDKAGPDNLPVTDPQAVLQNMLGVYKLGSVMQTDDAARNSVYRAMAGLSTDGPRRGLGQSSRELRASDLDSLARMIGRPRTDQYRVPNATFLLGNYPAALNRAGYEFYLQATEAAATDQARYKDLLASALAAFRASLAIAPFNDQALEFFPLLLVQAYRDDEAKTFLGSLQGNVPVEMEERTVFNSIRGFVRGGVPELAVQWLAERLSAQPERKFYYQVLFSVHQAVGDVAQARAVMEAWQKQSGEQDADMARGIEEMRKQSGTREQEQIKQQVEEALGR, encoded by the coding sequence ATGTCGGCGTTCTTCAGCGCGCTGGCCGTCACCTTCATCTACCTGCTGATCTGGGAACTGGCGAGGCGCGCCGACCCCGATTCGGGCTGGCTGGCGCACGTAGGCGGCGTGGCCGGGGCGTTGTTCCTGGCCTTCTCCGAGACATTCTGGAGCAACGCCATCGAGGCGGAGGTGTACGGCCTGGGGGCCTTCATGCTGGCCCTGCTGGCCTGGCTGGCCGTGCGCTGGTACGACGAGCGACAGCGCGCGGGCAGCGACATGCTGCTGCTGTTGATGATCTACCTGCTGGGCCTGGGCGTGGGGTTCCACCTCGGGACGCTGCTGGTGTATCCTGGCATCTTCGTGCTGCTGGTCCTGGCCTCGCGCCGCAAGCTGGCAATGGTGGACCTGCTGCTGATGAGCGGCGGCCTGGCGCTCTTCCTGCTCTCGACCACGCTGCACAACAACGGGCTCCTGGTCGTCATGCTCATCGGCTACCTGGCGCTGGTCGGGGTGCGCGCCGCCACCGGCCACCGGTTCGCGCTGTACGGCAGCGCACTGTTCTTCCTGGGCTTGACCGTGCATGCGATCATGATGATCCGCGCCGGCGCCAGCCCGGAGCCGTTCATCAACCAGACGGCGCCCGAGGACTTCAAGACCCTGATGTCGGTGATCCGGCGCGAACAGTACCCGCCGCTCAACCCGTTCACGCGCCAGGCGCCGCTGGGCTGGCAGTTCGGCTACTACTACCGGTTCCTGTTCGAGCAGTTCTATTTCCTGGGCACCGGCAGCGGGCTGCTGACGACCATCTCGACCATCGTGGGACCCATCTTCCTGGCCCTGGTCGGCGTGATGCAGGGCCTGCGGCGCCTGCGTCCGCTCATCTTCGTGCCGCTGATCGGCTACCTGATCAACGGCGAGATCCTGACCCTGTACCTGAACTTCACCAACCACGAAGTGCGCGAACGCGACTACTTCTACTTCGCGGCGTTCATGTTCGCGGCCGTGTTCATCGGACTCGGCGTCTCGGCGCTCCTGCGCTACCTGGCCGGCGCCGAGGGCAAGTCGGCCGCCGAAGTGGAGGCGACCGGAGGCGACTGGCGCGCGCCGGCCAAGCCGGTGAAGCTGAAGCCGGCCGTGCTGGCGGCCGCGGGCGTGCTGGTCCTGCTGCCTCTGCTGCCTCTCATGCCCGGCAGCACGAAGTACTTCGAGCACGACAACACCAACAACCGCATCGCCTACGAGTACGCCTGGAACATCCTCGCCGGCTGCGACCAGAACGGCATCCTGTTCACGAACGGGGACAACGACACGTTCCCGATCTGGTACCTGCAGGAAGTCGAGAAATTCCGGCGCGACGTCACCGTCGTGAACCTGTCGCTGATCAACCTGCCGTGGTACATCAAGCAGTTGAAGCACTCGCCGGAGAATCCGCTGGCCATGCAGCGGAGCGACGCCGAGATCGACGCCCTGCGGCACCGGCTCTACGAGGACCCGAAGACGGGTGAGCGGCAGTTCATCATGATCAAGGACTATGTCCTGCACGACATCGTCACGGCCAACCAGGGCGAGAAGGGGCGGCAACTGTTCTTCGCGGTGACTATCCCGCAGGAGAACATGCAGCGCTACTACCCGAACCTGCAGATGGAGGGCATGACCTACCGCCTGCTCGACAAGGCCGGACCGGACAACCTGCCGGTGACCGATCCGCAGGCGGTGCTGCAGAACATGCTGGGCGTCTACAAGCTGGGCTCGGTCATGCAGACCGACGATGCCGCGCGCAACAGCGTCTACCGCGCAATGGCCGGGCTTTCGACCGACGGCCCGCGCCGCGGCCTGGGCCAGTCTTCCCGTGAACTGCGTGCCAGCGACCTCGACTCGCTGGCACGCATGATCGGCCGCCCGCGCACGGACCAGTACCGGGTGCCCAACGCCACGTTCCTGCTGGGCAACTACCCGGCGGCGCTCAATCGCGCCGGTTACGAGTTCTACCTGCAGGCGACCGAGGCCGCCGCCACCGACCAGGCCCGCTACAAGGACCTGCTCGCCAGTGCCCTGGCGGCATTCCGGGCCAGCCTCGCGATTGCGCCGTTCAACGACCAGGCGCTGGAGTTCTTCCCGCTGCTGCTCGTGCAGGCCTATCGCGACGACGAGGCCAAGACGTTCCTCGGCTCGTTGCAGGGCAACGTGCCGGTCGAGATGGAGGAGCGCACGGTCTTCAACAGTATCCGCGGCTTCGTCCGCGGCGGCGTCCCCGAGTTGGCCGTGCAGTGGCTTGCCGAGCGCCTGTCGGCCCAGCCCGAACGGAAGTTCTATTACCAGGTGCTGTTCAGTGTGCACCAGGCCGTGGGCGACGTGGCACAGGCGCGCGCGGTCATGGAAGCCTGGCAGAAGCAGAGCGGCGAACAGGACGCCGACATGGCCCGCGGCATCGAGGAAATGCGCAAGCAGTCCGGCACGCGGGAGCAGGAACAGATCAAGCAGCAGGTGGAGGAAGCTCTTGGCCGCTGA
- a CDS encoding class I SAM-dependent methyltransferase — MRASTPGHWQRFWEQADRLELDDVYGTDGRMVREITGIFAGEPGGLRGRRILEVGAGTGRDAVALAAAGATVVTIDYVKGSLGLTQKAAAQARADVTAVCGDGLGMPFPDGAFDVVFHQGLLEHFREPGFLLRENVRVLKPGGYLVVDVPQTFHYYTVGKQVLIALNRWFAGWETQFTIDQLEKLAREQGTTITRSYGDWMVPGLWYRALRKILLTRTGVKLPMRPEPLPALARAGEAWRRWFARRRLSLYTTPTIGIIARKYGGAAAVAGGSGA; from the coding sequence ATGAGGGCTTCGACCCCCGGCCACTGGCAGCGCTTCTGGGAACAGGCCGACCGCCTCGAACTGGATGATGTCTACGGGACGGACGGCCGCATGGTGCGCGAGATCACCGGCATCTTCGCCGGCGAGCCCGGCGGCCTGCGCGGCCGCCGCATCCTGGAAGTCGGCGCGGGCACCGGGCGCGATGCCGTGGCGCTGGCCGCCGCCGGCGCGACGGTCGTCACCATCGACTACGTGAAGGGTTCGCTGGGACTGACCCAGAAGGCGGCTGCCCAGGCCCGCGCCGACGTCACGGCTGTCTGCGGCGACGGTCTGGGCATGCCGTTTCCCGACGGCGCCTTCGACGTCGTCTTCCACCAGGGCCTTCTCGAGCACTTCCGTGAACCGGGTTTCCTGCTGCGCGAGAACGTGCGCGTGCTGAAGCCCGGCGGGTACCTCGTGGTCGACGTGCCGCAGACGTTCCACTACTACACCGTCGGCAAGCAGGTGCTCATCGCGCTCAACCGCTGGTTCGCCGGCTGGGAGACGCAGTTCACCATCGACCAGCTGGAGAAGCTTGCCCGTGAACAGGGCACGACCATCACGCGAAGCTACGGCGACTGGATGGTGCCCGGCCTCTGGTACCGCGCGCTGCGCAAGATCCTGCTGACGCGTACCGGCGTGAAGCTGCCCATGCGGCCCGAGCCGCTGCCGGCGCTGGCCCGTGCGGGCGAAGCCTGGCGCCGGTGGTTCGCGCGGCGACGGCTGTCGCTGTACACCACGCCGACCATCGGCATCATCGCACGCAAGTACGGCGGGGCCGCGGCCGTCGCGGGCGGGAGCGGCGCGTGA
- a CDS encoding GDP-mannose 4,6-dehydratase, with protein sequence MRGADAREIVAGLPGRVTSVLCPGAPVVVTGCAGFIGSTVSEALLELGCRVTGVDCLTDYYDPALKRENLAGCLAHPHFTFRQEDLQQLDPVALLAGQRACFHLAAQAGVRASWGDYFAEYLGRNVMATQRLLEACRQPSVKDTLARFVYSSSSSVYGDQEQLPVTEQALPQPLSPYGVTKMAAEHLCVLYAANFGVPTSSLRYFTVYGPRQRPDMAFRKYIEAALDGRVFHVYGDGRQTRDFTYVGDAVRSNLLAVACDKSWEVFNTGGGSRVAFGDSLQLLGELLREQAPGVTATLEYRPTADGDVRDTFAERTHVEKTIGYRPTVEFAEGLRREVAWAIARRRQS encoded by the coding sequence ATGCGTGGCGCGGACGCGCGCGAAATCGTCGCCGGCCTTCCCGGCCGCGTCACCTCTGTACTGTGTCCCGGCGCGCCGGTGGTCGTCACCGGCTGTGCCGGGTTCATCGGCAGCACGGTCAGCGAAGCGCTGCTCGAGCTGGGGTGCCGGGTCACAGGCGTCGACTGCCTGACCGACTATTACGATCCGGCGCTCAAGCGCGAGAACCTGGCCGGTTGCCTGGCGCATCCCCACTTCACGTTCCGGCAGGAGGACCTGCAGCAACTGGACCCGGTGGCTTTGCTGGCGGGGCAGCGTGCCTGCTTCCACCTGGCGGCGCAGGCGGGCGTGCGGGCCAGCTGGGGCGACTACTTCGCCGAATACCTTGGCCGCAACGTGATGGCCACGCAGCGCCTGCTCGAGGCCTGCCGGCAGCCGTCGGTGAAGGATACCCTGGCGCGATTCGTCTACTCGAGCAGCAGTTCGGTCTACGGTGACCAGGAGCAGTTGCCGGTCACGGAACAGGCCCTGCCGCAGCCGTTGTCGCCGTACGGGGTGACCAAGATGGCAGCCGAGCACCTGTGCGTGCTCTATGCGGCCAACTTCGGGGTGCCGACCAGCAGCCTGCGCTACTTCACGGTCTACGGCCCGCGCCAGCGGCCGGACATGGCCTTCCGCAAGTACATCGAGGCGGCGCTCGACGGCCGCGTGTTCCATGTCTACGGCGACGGCCGGCAGACGCGCGACTTCACCTATGTGGGCGATGCGGTGCGTTCCAACCTGCTCGCCGTTGCCTGCGACAAGTCGTGGGAAGTGTTCAATACGGGCGGCGGCAGCCGCGTGGCTTTCGGCGACTCGCTGCAGTTGCTCGGCGAGTTGCTGCGTGAACAGGCGCCCGGCGTGACGGCGACCCTCGAGTATCGGCCCACCGCCGACGGCGACGTGCGCGACACCTTCGCCGAGCGCACGCACGTCGAGAAGACGATCGGCTATCGTCCCACGGTCGAGTTTGCCGAAGGCCTGCGACGCGAGGTGGCCTGGGCCATCGCGCGGAGGCGGCAGTCATGA
- a CDS encoding glycosyltransferase family 4 protein encodes MRILAVNWRDIGDPMSGGAEQHLHHILAGAVKRGWQVDLCCADYAGGGPRGQIDGVEVYRRGHWTVANLAVPPLMRSLLRRNRYDLIVEDINKVPFFTPLYAGRVPVVAVVPHLFGTTVYRETNPLVASYVYAAESLIPRVYRHCEFEVISPSTRDDLISRGLEPSRVTTVFCGLDHGRFTLADPPPRSATPLLVSWSRLRRYKSLDVAIRAFDIVQKEMPEARLLIMGRGPDEQRLRGLANKLGLTEKIEFRGFQPWGELVHSLHRCHVFLNPSPKEGWGLTVVEANQCGLPVVASDAPGLRDSVRDGETGVLVPYGDAQAMAAHALLLLRDSAYLERMAASARVWAGSFNWDRCVDESLALFRRAAAAGAQPGSGDAR; translated from the coding sequence GTGAGGATCCTGGCCGTCAACTGGCGGGATATCGGCGACCCCATGAGCGGCGGCGCCGAGCAGCACCTGCACCACATCCTGGCCGGCGCCGTCAAGCGCGGCTGGCAGGTCGATCTCTGCTGCGCCGATTATGCGGGCGGCGGTCCTCGCGGGCAGATCGACGGCGTCGAGGTCTATCGTCGCGGGCATTGGACCGTGGCGAACCTCGCCGTGCCGCCGCTGATGCGCAGCCTGCTGCGGCGGAACCGTTACGACCTCATCGTCGAGGACATCAACAAGGTCCCGTTCTTCACGCCGCTCTATGCCGGCCGCGTGCCGGTGGTGGCGGTGGTGCCGCACCTGTTCGGCACCACGGTCTACCGCGAGACGAATCCCCTGGTGGCCTCCTACGTCTACGCGGCCGAGAGCCTGATCCCCCGTGTGTATCGGCATTGCGAGTTCGAGGTGATCAGTCCCTCGACGCGTGACGACCTGATTTCCCGGGGCCTGGAGCCTTCGCGCGTGACGACCGTCTTCTGCGGGCTGGATCATGGCCGCTTCACGCTGGCCGACCCGCCGCCGCGCAGCGCGACGCCGCTGCTGGTCAGTTGGAGCCGGCTGCGCCGCTACAAGAGCCTGGACGTGGCGATCCGCGCCTTCGACATCGTGCAGAAGGAAATGCCCGAGGCGCGCCTGCTGATCATGGGACGCGGCCCCGACGAGCAGCGCCTGCGCGGGCTGGCGAACAAGCTGGGCCTCACGGAGAAGATCGAGTTCCGCGGCTTCCAGCCGTGGGGCGAACTGGTGCACTCGCTGCACCGCTGCCACGTGTTCCTGAACCCGAGTCCCAAGGAGGGCTGGGGGCTGACCGTGGTCGAGGCCAACCAGTGCGGGTTGCCGGTGGTGGCCAGCGATGCGCCCGGCCTGCGCGACTCGGTGCGCGACGGCGAGACCGGCGTGCTCGTGCCCTACGGCGACGCCCAGGCGATGGCCGCGCACGCACTGCTGCTGCTGCGCGACAGTGCCTACCTTGAGCGCATGGCGGCCAGCGCGCGGGTGTGGGCCGGCAGTTTCAACTGGGACCGCTGCGTGGACGAGTCACTGGCGCTGTTCCGCCGCGCCGCTGCGGCCGGCGCCCAGCCGGGTTCCGGGGACGCGCGGTGA
- the nusB gene encoding transcription antitermination factor NusB: protein MGKRRKGREIVLQSLYASLMGGGDVLVVLEDQLLRRESAPETTVFARDLALKIKTNRPDTERWLKTLISARWDPSRLGSLELCILYLGLTELKYSPTVPFRAVINEACELAHRYCEDGAVGFVNGVLDRAAHQVYPEVASASGAEGHQFDEPLDADESTAVDHELDADFGDTPLRGAGDPAGEDA, encoded by the coding sequence GTGGGTAAACGCAGAAAGGGCCGCGAGATCGTCCTGCAGTCGCTCTACGCCTCGCTGATGGGCGGGGGCGATGTGCTGGTCGTCCTGGAGGACCAGCTGCTCCGCCGGGAATCCGCTCCCGAGACGACCGTGTTCGCACGCGACCTCGCCCTCAAGATCAAGACCAACCGCCCTGACACCGAGCGCTGGCTGAAGACTCTCATCAGCGCGCGCTGGGACCCGTCGCGTCTCGGCTCTCTCGAGCTGTGCATTCTCTACCTGGGCCTGACCGAGCTCAAGTACAGCCCCACGGTGCCCTTCCGCGCCGTCATCAACGAAGCCTGCGAGCTGGCCCACCGGTATTGCGAGGACGGCGCCGTCGGCTTCGTCAACGGCGTGCTGGATCGCGCGGCGCACCAGGTCTATCCGGAGGTTGCGTCCGCGTCCGGCGCCGAGGGTCACCAGTTCGACGAGCCTCTCGACGCCGACGAGTCGACCGCCGTCGACCATGAGTTGGATGCCGACTTCGGCGACACGCCGCTGCGCGGCGCCGGCGACCCCGCAGGAGAGGACGCATGA
- a CDS encoding flippase-like domain-containing protein, whose protein sequence is MTAATRSRLLLGLKVFGTLVLVAFLLTKLPLREVEAALHSPRWGWLLLSFAIYAVSAVLGAWQWALILRGVGIRATWAEISRLYHIGLFFNNFLPANIGGDAWKILDLGARDGRRAGVLGATLLDRLIGLAALTLLACAAMGVAGAMAIPLPPVSLALLPVGVLLFAAMAALLSRRLGALLVQMAVRVGLGRFAGPLTQFAGDLHRLRPRVAWLNGVFGLSVGIQLLRLLTHLAAARGLGLELDLAASLQLLVLIPLLALSLTLPISINGIGLRESVSASLLTWAGLAAPQAVAMELAAYLVQVAYSLVGGLMLWRHRRPAPAGPGAPPVPVSGTEREP, encoded by the coding sequence GTGACGGCCGCGACGCGGAGCCGGCTGCTGCTGGGGCTGAAGGTCTTCGGCACCCTGGTACTGGTCGCGTTCCTGCTGACGAAGCTGCCGTTGCGCGAGGTGGAGGCGGCCCTGCACAGCCCGCGCTGGGGCTGGCTCCTGCTGTCGTTCGCGATCTACGCCGTCTCGGCCGTGCTCGGCGCCTGGCAATGGGCCCTCATCCTGCGCGGGGTCGGCATCCGGGCCACCTGGGCCGAGATCAGCCGGCTCTACCACATCGGTCTGTTCTTCAACAATTTCCTGCCCGCCAATATCGGCGGCGACGCCTGGAAGATCCTCGACCTCGGCGCGCGCGACGGCCGCCGTGCGGGAGTGCTCGGCGCCACGCTGCTGGATCGCCTGATCGGGCTGGCTGCATTGACCCTGCTGGCCTGCGCGGCCATGGGCGTGGCCGGTGCCATGGCGATCCCCTTGCCGCCCGTGTCCCTGGCCCTGCTGCCGGTGGGTGTGCTCCTGTTCGCAGCCATGGCGGCGCTGCTCTCACGACGACTCGGCGCCCTGCTCGTCCAGATGGCTGTCCGCGTGGGCCTCGGCCGGTTCGCGGGCCCACTGACCCAGTTCGCGGGCGACCTGCACCGGTTGCGCCCGCGCGTCGCCTGGCTCAACGGGGTCTTCGGCCTGAGCGTGGGCATCCAGCTGCTGCGCCTGTTGACCCACCTGGCGGCGGCCCGGGGGCTGGGTCTGGAACTGGACCTGGCTGCGTCCCTGCAGTTGCTCGTGCTGATCCCGCTCCTCGCGCTCAGTCTTACGCTCCCTATCTCCATAAACGGTATAGGGTTGCGTGAATCGGTGTCGGCCAGCCTGCTCACCTGGGCGGGCCTGGCGGCGCCGCAGGCCGTGGCGATGGAACTGGCGGCCTACCTGGTGCAGGTGGCCTACAGCCTGGTCGGTGGCCTCATGTTGTGGCGTCATCGGCGGCCCGCGCCGGCGGGTCCCGGTGCCCCACCGGTCCCGGTTTCAGGCACTGAACGGGAACCCTGA
- a CDS encoding 6,7-dimethyl-8-ribityllumazine synthase, producing MGRNFEGKFDAHGKRIAIVASRFNDFFTSELLDGALDCLRRHGVADEQVDTAWVPGGFEIPLAAKKLATSGRYAAIICVGCIIQGDTPHFALVAGEVTKGIAQVSLETGVPVAFGIVTADTLDQALERSGTKAGNKGFDAALTALEMIDLLAAVDKG from the coding sequence ATGGGCCGCAACTTCGAGGGCAAGTTCGACGCGCACGGCAAGCGGATCGCGATCGTGGCCAGCCGCTTCAACGACTTCTTCACCAGCGAGCTGCTGGACGGGGCGCTCGACTGCCTGCGCCGCCACGGCGTGGCCGACGAGCAGGTCGACACCGCCTGGGTGCCGGGCGGGTTCGAGATCCCGCTGGCCGCCAAGAAGCTGGCGACGAGCGGGCGCTACGCGGCGATCATCTGCGTGGGCTGCATCATCCAGGGCGACACCCCGCACTTCGCGCTGGTGGCCGGCGAGGTGACCAAGGGCATCGCCCAGGTGTCGCTGGAGACCGGCGTGCCCGTGGCCTTCGGTATCGTGACGGCCGACACCCTGGACCAGGCGCTCGAGCGCTCGGGCACCAAGGCCGGGAACAAGGGCTTCGACGCCGCGCTGACGGCCCTCGAGATGATCGACCTGCTGGCGGCCGTCGACAAGGGCTAG